TTTGTTTTATAAGAAAGCAGCCTTTCTTATAAAACAAAATGTTTCGCAAAGATATGACCCAGGTTTTTCTAAAGAATAAAATGAGGTATGCCAATAGGCAGGAATGGAGGAAATTATGAAAAAGAAAATGATGGCAGTAATGATGGTATTGGCAATGGCTTCGGTATCCATGATGGGATGTGGAACAGGCGCATCAGGTGATGCAGCGGCATCAGCCAAGACAGCATCAACAGAAAATGGAAGTGCAAAAGAAGGAGACGTATATAAAGTTGGAATTGTGCAGTATGTTGACGATGCATCCTTGAATCAGATTGAAGCAGCAATCGAGGAAGAACTTGCAGCAAAGGGGGCAGAACTTGGGGTTACTTTTGATTTCGCAGATTATAAATATAATGGTCAGGCAGATTCGACTAATCTGAATCAGATTGCAACGGATTTGGTTGCAAAAGATGTGGATGTGATTATTCCAATTGCGACACCTGCAGCAATGATTATGCAAAATGCGACAGAAGATAATCAGATTCCGGTTGTATTTTCCGCAGTTTCAGATCCAGTAGGTGCAGGACTGGTAGAAAGTATGGATGCACCGGGAGCAAATATTACCGGAACATCGGATGCTCTTGACACCAATGCTATTATGGAACTGATGCTTGCAGCAAATCCAGATTTGAAGACATTAGGTTTACTTTATGATAAGAGCCAGGACGGTTCCATCGGTGCGATTGAGGATGCAAAGGCTTTTTGTGACGAACATGACATTGCTTATGTAGAAAAAACAGGAACAAATAACGGAGAGATTTCCTTAGCGGCAGATGCACTTGTGGCAGCCGGAGTAGACGCAGTCTTTACCCCAACCGACAATACCGTTATGACAGCAGAACTTGCAATCTATGAGAAATTTGTGGATGCAAAGATTCCACATTATACAGGAGCAGATTCCTTTGCATTAAACGGAGCATTCTGCGGATACGGTGTCAACTATGCAGAACTTGGAACGGCAACTGCGGATATGGTAGCAGACATTTTGGTAAATGGAGCAAAACCAGAGACAACACCGGTTAAAACCTTGGATAACGGAATTGTGACGGTCAACACAGAGACAGCCAAGGCAATTGGACTGGATTATACCATGTTTGCCGATATGGCAGAAGCACTGGTTGAGACAAAGACAGCAGAGGAATTCCAGTAAGATAAACGGAATAAAATTTAGAAATAAGGGGCGGAGAAGAAGATGGGTTCTATTTTTTCAATTACGATTATACAAAGTGCATTAGAGCTTGGATTTATATATTCCTTAGTAGCGTTAGCACTGTTTATTTCTTTTTCCATTTTAAATATTGCAGATTTATCGACAGACGGCTGTTTTACATTAGGATGTGCGGTCTGCGCAACGGTGACACTGGCAGGTCATCCAATCCTTGGCCTTTTTGCAGCGATGGGAGCGGGCATCTGTTCCGGCTTTATCACAGCCTTTTTACAGACCAAAATGGGAATTGAATCTATTTTAGCTGGTATCATTGTAAACACTGGATTGTATACCATCAATATTGCGGTGATGGGATTTGCGTCCAACATCAATCTGTTTAGCTGTGATTCAGTGTTCAGTTATGCAAAAAATCTGATTGGAGGAACCTGGTATAAGCTGATTGTCGTAGCAATTGTCGTTGTTGTGATAGGAGTTCTTCTCGCATTTTTCTTAAATACAAGGCTTGGTCTTTCGGTAAGGGCAACCGGGGATAATCCGGATATGGTAAGGGCATCGAGCATTAACACAAGTTTTATGATTACCATCGGACTTTGTGTTGCAAATGCCTTGACCGGTCTTTCCGGTGGACTTTTGGCGCAGTATCAGAAATCCTGTGATATTAACCTTGGAACCGGAATGGTAACCATTGCGTTGGCGAGTCTGATTATCGGAGAAACGATTTTTGGAAAAGGCGGCATGGTAAGACGTGTGATTGGTGTTGTGGTCGGCAGCTGCCTGTATCGTTTTATGGTGGCGGTTGCCTTATCGCTTAGTATTCCGGCAGAATGTCTAAAACTGGTTTCAGCCCTGATTGTAGCGGTGGCAATTGCACTTCCATACATAAAAAAGCAGGCGGGATTCTACAAACAGAAACGCTTAGCAAAAGAGCAGAACCATGTCTACTATGAAGAGATTGTGGCAAAACAAAATGAAGAGGGAGGAAACGCATCATGTTAATTATGAAAAATATCAGTAAAACCTTCCATCCGGGCACGGTCAATGAGAAAAAGGCATTACAGAACCTGAATTTAGAATTAAAAGATGGAGATTTTGCAACAATTATAGGAAGTAACGGAGCAGGAAAATCGACACTGTTCAACGCTATTACGGGTTCTTTTTTCGTGGATGAAGGGCTTATTTTATTGGATGGGGAAGATATTACCTACCAGAAAGAACATGTCAGAAGTAAAGTGATTGGCCACCTGTTTCAGGATCCATTAAAGGGAACGGCACCTCATATGACAATAGAAGAAAATATGGCACTTGCGTATCTTCGTTCCAAAACGGCAAAAAATGCTTATTTTAGCAGAATCAGACAAAGCGATAAAAAGATGTTCCGTGAGTATCTCGAACGCTTGCATATGGGCTTAGAGGACCGCATGAAAGAGCCGGTAGGACTGTTATCCGGAGGACAAAGACAGGCACTTACGCTTTTGATGGCGACGATGGTTACTCCAAAAATCTTACTTTTGGATGAGCATACGGCAGCACTTGACCCTGCCACGGCGCAAAAGGTATTAGCGCTGACGAAGGAAATCATATCGGATCGGAACATAAGCTGTCTGATGGTCACACACAACATGCACCAGGCATTGGAACTTGGAAACAGGACCTTAATGATGGATTCTGGAAAAATTGTGTTAGATGTATCGGGAGAAGAGCGTGAACGTATGAATGTGGATGATTTGTTAGAACAATTTTCCATCCATGCCGGGAAAAAACTGGATAATGATCGTATTTTGTTTTCAAAAGTAGAAGAATAAAAAATATTTGTCAATTTTATCAGAAAAGTCGTTGCTATTTTGCGGCTTTTCCTTTATTATGGTAAAGTGTGAGTGTATATACAAAAAGATTTAGGAGGAAGAAAATGTATCCAATCGTTAGAAGAGAAAAACTTGCAGATAAAATTTATCTGATGGATGTAAAAGCACCTCGTGTGGCAAAACATTGCCAGCCAGGTCAGTTCGTTATCGTAAAAATCGATGAGGAAGGAGAACGTATTCCATTAACCATCTGTGATTATGATAGAGAAGCAGGTACGATTACCATCGTGTTCCAGACTGTCGGAGCATCAACAGAGCGTATGGTTTCCTTACAGGAAGGGGATGCATTCCAGGATTTTGTCGGACCGTTAGGCTGTCCGTCTGATTTGATTGAAGAAGATGTGGAAGAGTTAAAGAAGAAAAAGATTGTCTTTGTTGCCGGTGGTGTAGGAACAGCTCCTGTATATCCACAGGTAAAATGGCTTCATGAACATGGCGTTGACTGTGATGTTATCATGGGTTCTAAGACAAAAGATCTTTTGATTTTAGTAGAAGAAATGAGAAAAGTTGCAACAAATTTATATGTTACAACAGATGATGGTACTTATGGATTCCATGGTATGGGAACCAACCAGTTACAGGAACTTTGGGATAAAGGTATCCGTTATGATCATTGTGTTGCAATCGGACCAATGATTATGATGAAATTTGTCTGCAAACTGACAAAAGAATTAGGAATTCCAACCGTTGTTTCCATGAACCCGATTATGGTAGATGGAACTGGTATGTGTGGAGCCTGTCGTCTTGTTGTAGGCGATGAGGTGAAGTTTGCCTGTGTAGACGGACCAGAGTTTGATGGACATAAAGTAGATTTTGATCAGGCCATGAGAAGACAGGCGCAGTATAAGACAGAGGAAGGCCGTGCAATGTTAAAATTACAGGAGGGTGATACCCATCACGGTGGATGTGGAAACTGTCAGTAAAGTTTGCGTTTTTAAATCGAAGAATATGTAAGAAAAAGGAGAATTTTCATGGACGTTTTAAATAGAGTACCAGTTCGCGAGCAGGAACCACTTGTTCGTGCAGAGAATTTTGAAGAGGTATGTTTAGGATATAATGAAGAAGAAGCAATGGCAGAGGCAGCTAGATGTTTAAACTGTAAGAATGCACAGTGTATGAAAGGCTGTCCTGTTTCCATCAATATCCCAGGTTTTATCGCAGAGGTAAAAGAGGGCAATTTTGAGGCTGCATATCAGATTATCAGCGAGTCCTCCGCACTCCCAGCAGTCTGTGGACGTGTTTGCCCACAGGAGAACCAGTGTGAGGGTAAATGTATCCGTGGAATCAAAGGAGAAGCGGTTGCAATCGGAAAATTAGAGCGTTTTGTTGCAGACTGGGCAAGAGAGCATGGAATCAAGCCAAAAAAAGCAGAGAAAATGAATGGACATAAGGTTGCTGTCATTGGTTCTGGCCCTGCCGGACTTACCTGTGCGGGTGATCTTGCAAAACTTGGCTATGATGTTACAATTTTTGAAGCATTACATGAAGCAGGTGGTGTTTTGGTATATGGTATTCCAGAATTCCGTCTTCCAAAAGATAAAGTGGTAGCTGCTGAGGTAGAGAATGTAAGATCCCTTGGTGTTAAGATTGAGACAAACGTTGTCATCGGTAAATCAACAACAATTGATCAGTTGATGGAGGAGGAAGGATTTGAGGCTGTCTTTATCGGTTCCGGTGCAGGACTTCCAAGATTTATGGGAATCCCGGGTGAACAGGCAATGGGTGTATTCTCTGCAAATGAGTTCCTGACCAGAAACAACCTGATGAAAGCATTTAAAGACGGTTATGATACACCAATTAAGGCTGGAAAGAAAGTCATTGTTGTCGGCGGTGGTAACGTTGCCATGGATGCTGCAAGAACCGCAAAGAGATTAGGAGCTGAGGTTCATATTGTATACCGTCGTGGTGAAGAAGAACTTCCGGCACGTAAGGAAGAAGTTCATCATGCAAAAGAAGAGGGTATCATCTTTGATCTTCTTCAGAATCCAACCGAGTTGTTGGTAGATGAGAATGGCTGTGTAAGAGCAGCAAAAGTAATCAAGATGGAATTAGGAGAGCCAGATGCATCCGGAAGAAGAAGTCCGGTTGAAATTCCAGGTTCTGAATATGAGATTGAGGCAGACACTGTTATCATGTCTCTTGGTACCTCTCCAAACCCATTGATTTCCTCTACCACCAAAGGACTTGAGACAAACAGAAGAAAATGTATCGTTGCAGAAGAAGAAAATGGTGCAACTTCAAAACCAGGCGTATTTGCAGGTGGTGATGCCGTAACAGGTGCTGCAACCGTTATCCTTGCAATGGGAGCCGGTAAAGCTGCTGCCAAGGGTATTCATGAATACTTAAGCAATAAATAAGAAAGACGAATGTAGTTAAATTACAAAATAGAAAAAAGATATCCGCATGATACGTGGATATCTTTTTTGTTTTAGAAATGGAAATCATTCTGAAACTTTTCTTAAAATATCATAAAAATGCAGTTACACCTGCCGAAAAAGGTTATACTATGGATAGGATAGGAGTTCAAGAGGAAAGGCGTGATCATTTCGATGGAACAGGAGAAGAAGGAAGAAGAACATCTGGTACAAAGAGTTTTGGCAAACCCGCAGTTTGGCTTAAGTTTTGAGCAGGTCAAAGAGCGTGAGGAAGTAAATGCGACAAATCAGGCGGTAGATTCTGCAACAAAATCGGTGCGTGAGATTATAAAGTCAAATGTATTTACTTACTTTAATCTTATTTTTGCAATTTTAGCGGTTCTGCTGATTGCGGTTGGCGCTTTCCGTGACCTTACTTTTTTGCCGATTATCGTGGCAAATACCTGCATCGGTATTATTCAAGAAGTCCGATCGAAAAAGGTGCTGGACGATTTGTCACTTTTGCATACACCAAAAGCAGTGGTAATCCGGGAGGGACAGAAAAAGGAGATGCCGGCAGAGCAGCTGGTTTTAGATGATATTGTACTTTTAGGGGCCGGGGATCAGATACCGGCGGATGCAACGGTATTAGAAGGTGAGGTTCAGGTAAATGAATCGTTACTGACAGGGGAAGCGGATGAGATTAAAAAGTCAAAGGACGATGGCCTTCTTTCTGGAAGCTTTGTGGTGTCTGGAAATTGCGTCGCCCGATTAGAAAAGGTAGGAGCTGACTCTTATTTATCCCAATTGACACTGCAGGCAACCAAGTCCAAAGAAGGGGAACAGTCGGAAATGATACGTTCCTTGGACAAGCTAGTAAAGGCAGTCGGAATTGTGATTATTCCAATCGGAATTACGTTGTTTGTGCAGCAATATATCTATTCTGGTGCAACGCTAAAGGAGAGTGTAACAAGTATGGTTGCGGCAGTGATTGGCATGATTCCGGAAGGACTCTATTTGCTGGCAAGCGTTGCAATGGTTGTAAGCGCAATGCGTCTGGCAAAGCAAAAGGTGTTGCTGCATGATATGAAATGCATTGAGACACTTGCAAGGGTAGATGTATTGTGCGTCGATAAAACAGGAACCATTACCGTGCCGAAGATGGAAGTGGCAGAGCTTGTCCTTCCAGATGGGCAGGAGACGAATACAGAGCGTATTACAAAAATCAGTCAGCTTATCACAGATTTTGCCGGAAATATGACGGCTGATAATGAGACCATGCGTGCCATCAAGGACTACTTTAATGGAAATGTAAAAAGAAAGGCAGACCAGATTTTTTCTTTTTCATCGGAATACAAATATAGTGCCGTGCAGTTTGAAAAGGAACGGTATGTGTTAGGAGCACCGGAATTTGTGCTGCGTGACGCTTATTTGGAATATGCGAATCAGATTGAAACATATAGCAGCCAGGGCTATCGTGTGCTGGTATTTGCAGAATATGAAGGAAAGCTGACCGGCGAACGGTTGTGTGATGCTGCAAAGCCGCTTTCTTTTCTTTTACTAAACAATGC
This genomic window from Roseburia sp. 831b contains:
- a CDS encoding ABC transporter substrate-binding protein; translation: MKKKMMAVMMVLAMASVSMMGCGTGASGDAAASAKTASTENGSAKEGDVYKVGIVQYVDDASLNQIEAAIEEELAAKGAELGVTFDFADYKYNGQADSTNLNQIATDLVAKDVDVIIPIATPAAMIMQNATEDNQIPVVFSAVSDPVGAGLVESMDAPGANITGTSDALDTNAIMELMLAANPDLKTLGLLYDKSQDGSIGAIEDAKAFCDEHDIAYVEKTGTNNGEISLAADALVAAGVDAVFTPTDNTVMTAELAIYEKFVDAKIPHYTGADSFALNGAFCGYGVNYAELGTATADMVADILVNGAKPETTPVKTLDNGIVTVNTETAKAIGLDYTMFADMAEALVETKTAEEFQ
- a CDS encoding ABC transporter permease; its protein translation is MGSIFSITIIQSALELGFIYSLVALALFISFSILNIADLSTDGCFTLGCAVCATVTLAGHPILGLFAAMGAGICSGFITAFLQTKMGIESILAGIIVNTGLYTINIAVMGFASNINLFSCDSVFSYAKNLIGGTWYKLIVVAIVVVVIGVLLAFFLNTRLGLSVRATGDNPDMVRASSINTSFMITIGLCVANALTGLSGGLLAQYQKSCDINLGTGMVTIALASLIIGETIFGKGGMVRRVIGVVVGSCLYRFMVAVALSLSIPAECLKLVSALIVAVAIALPYIKKQAGFYKQKRLAKEQNHVYYEEIVAKQNEEGGNASC
- a CDS encoding ABC transporter ATP-binding protein, which encodes MLIMKNISKTFHPGTVNEKKALQNLNLELKDGDFATIIGSNGAGKSTLFNAITGSFFVDEGLILLDGEDITYQKEHVRSKVIGHLFQDPLKGTAPHMTIEENMALAYLRSKTAKNAYFSRIRQSDKKMFREYLERLHMGLEDRMKEPVGLLSGGQRQALTLLMATMVTPKILLLDEHTAALDPATAQKVLALTKEIISDRNISCLMVTHNMHQALELGNRTLMMDSGKIVLDVSGEERERMNVDDLLEQFSIHAGKKLDNDRILFSKVEE
- a CDS encoding sulfide/dihydroorotate dehydrogenase-like FAD/NAD-binding protein, whose product is MYPIVRREKLADKIYLMDVKAPRVAKHCQPGQFVIVKIDEEGERIPLTICDYDREAGTITIVFQTVGASTERMVSLQEGDAFQDFVGPLGCPSDLIEEDVEELKKKKIVFVAGGVGTAPVYPQVKWLHEHGVDCDVIMGSKTKDLLILVEEMRKVATNLYVTTDDGTYGFHGMGTNQLQELWDKGIRYDHCVAIGPMIMMKFVCKLTKELGIPTVVSMNPIMVDGTGMCGACRLVVGDEVKFACVDGPEFDGHKVDFDQAMRRQAQYKTEEGRAMLKLQEGDTHHGGCGNCQ
- the gltA gene encoding NADPH-dependent glutamate synthase translates to MDVLNRVPVREQEPLVRAENFEEVCLGYNEEEAMAEAARCLNCKNAQCMKGCPVSINIPGFIAEVKEGNFEAAYQIISESSALPAVCGRVCPQENQCEGKCIRGIKGEAVAIGKLERFVADWAREHGIKPKKAEKMNGHKVAVIGSGPAGLTCAGDLAKLGYDVTIFEALHEAGGVLVYGIPEFRLPKDKVVAAEVENVRSLGVKIETNVVIGKSTTIDQLMEEEGFEAVFIGSGAGLPRFMGIPGEQAMGVFSANEFLTRNNLMKAFKDGYDTPIKAGKKVIVVGGGNVAMDAARTAKRLGAEVHIVYRRGEEELPARKEEVHHAKEEGIIFDLLQNPTELLVDENGCVRAAKVIKMELGEPDASGRRSPVEIPGSEYEIEADTVIMSLGTSPNPLISSTTKGLETNRRKCIVAEEENGATSKPGVFAGGDAVTGAATVILAMGAGKAAAKGIHEYLSNK
- a CDS encoding cation-translocating P-type ATPase, giving the protein MEQEKKEEEHLVQRVLANPQFGLSFEQVKEREEVNATNQAVDSATKSVREIIKSNVFTYFNLIFAILAVLLIAVGAFRDLTFLPIIVANTCIGIIQEVRSKKVLDDLSLLHTPKAVVIREGQKKEMPAEQLVLDDIVLLGAGDQIPADATVLEGEVQVNESLLTGEADEIKKSKDDGLLSGSFVVSGNCVARLEKVGADSYLSQLTLQATKSKEGEQSEMIRSLDKLVKAVGIVIIPIGITLFVQQYIYSGATLKESVTSMVAAVIGMIPEGLYLLASVAMVVSAMRLAKQKVLLHDMKCIETLARVDVLCVDKTGTITVPKMEVAELVLPDGQETNTERITKISQLITDFAGNMTADNETMRAIKDYFNGNVKRKADQIFSFSSEYKYSAVQFEKERYVLGAPEFVLRDAYLEYANQIETYSSQGYRVLVFAEYEGKLTGERLCDAAKPLSFLLLNNAIRKGAVETFSYFGKRGVEIKVISGDNPKTVSQIAKKAGIAKAERYVDASTLKSKEAIERAAGLYTVFGRVTPQQKRMLVGALKKKGKTVAMTGDGVNDVLALKDADCSIAMASGSDAASQVAQLVLLDSDFSRMPSVVMEGRRVVNNIQRTASLYLVKNIFSMLLAVFSMILMLDYPLEPSQVSLISMFTIGIPSFVLALEPNKERIQGHFLSNVLLKALPAGLTDFLVVSGLVIFCREFGVDKDCVSTSCTIIVAIVGFMILHRIAQPMTRGHKVLMIGVIAGWLFCMLFIRPLFAIQGISKQCAMLLVLFAIITEPLLRYLSLLVEYLRKLVLHERKALSAKKNAGM